A stretch of [Clostridium] innocuum DNA encodes these proteins:
- a CDS encoding helix-turn-helix transcriptional regulator: MKNLKIKMARMELNMSQEELAGKVGATRQTIGLIEAGRYNPTIKLCIKICIALHKHLDDLFWEDDYDKEEL; encoded by the coding sequence ATGAAAAATCTAAAAATCAAAATGGCGCGCATGGAGCTGAATATGTCCCAGGAGGAGCTTGCCGGCAAGGTAGGCGCAACACGGCAGACCATCGGACTGATTGAAGCAGGACGCTACAATCCAACCATCAAGCTTTGCATTAAAATCTGCATTGCCCTGCATAAGCATCTGGATGATCTGTTCTGGGAAGACGACTATGACAAGGAGGAATTGTAG
- a CDS encoding ATP-binding cassette domain-containing protein — translation MELQVHDLHKSFDGREVLHGISFSISSGKALGLLGRNGAGKSTTIRILMDVFKADQGNMSMNGKTFHAKDYNIGYLPEERGLYPKKKVSEQLIYLATLRGLSHGEAKANLKKWLKRLGIEEYENRVLDTLSKGNQQKAQLAQTLMCDPDIVILDEPFSGLDPVNSQTLKEVVQEQIQDGKLVIFSSHQMNYVEEFCEDIVILHHGDVVLQGNLKQIKKEYGKNRIVIRALYPKKQEFRELLETQCQELLHIYEEKDGGFIIELQPNVNKRDVLTRMLELEVDLEAFQLYEASLTDIFVSKAGDEE, via the coding sequence ATGGAACTGCAAGTGCATGATCTGCATAAGAGCTTTGACGGAAGAGAAGTCCTGCATGGAATTTCCTTTTCCATATCAAGCGGCAAGGCATTGGGACTGCTGGGACGTAACGGTGCCGGTAAGTCTACGACGATTCGCATTCTAATGGATGTGTTCAAGGCAGATCAGGGAAATATGAGTATGAATGGCAAGACCTTTCATGCAAAGGATTACAATATCGGGTATCTGCCGGAGGAGCGCGGTCTCTATCCGAAGAAAAAGGTTTCCGAGCAGCTGATTTATCTGGCAACGCTGCGCGGCTTGTCTCACGGTGAGGCAAAGGCCAATCTGAAGAAGTGGCTGAAGCGGCTGGGAATCGAGGAATATGAAAACCGTGTTCTGGATACCTTAAGCAAAGGAAATCAGCAGAAGGCACAGCTGGCACAGACACTCATGTGCGATCCGGATATCGTCATTCTGGATGAGCCGTTTTCCGGACTGGATCCGGTCAATTCCCAGACGCTGAAGGAAGTCGTTCAGGAACAGATTCAGGATGGAAAGCTTGTGATTTTCTCCTCCCATCAAATGAATTATGTGGAGGAGTTCTGTGAGGATATCGTTATCCTGCATCATGGAGATGTGGTGCTGCAGGGAAATCTGAAGCAGATCAAAAAGGAATACGGAAAGAACCGTATCGTAATTCGTGCATTGTATCCAAAAAAGCAGGAGTTTCGTGAGCTGCTGGAAACACAGTGTCAGGAGCTGCTGCATATTTATGAGGAAAAGGACGGCGGCTTTATTATCGAGCTGCAGCCGAACGTCAATAAACGTGACGTGCTTACAAGAATGCTGGAGCTGGAGGTTGACCTTGAGGCATTCCAGCTGTATGAGGCGTCCTTAACTGATATTTTTGTATCAAAGGCAGGTGATGAGGAATGA
- a CDS encoding ABC transporter permease, whose protein sequence is MRDFLLVLKFELQTMVRKKSFLISTVLVAAAAFVLLSIPRVFSDDKGTDDSASEKDKTMLIYDGSGILKNRELAEKNFPEFQISYANSLSEVEEKVKKSEADAGFEVKTPTSFQYYVNNSSLNDANSSRFKTLLQQQYQASELAKLKYDAGKVQAIYQTEVISDTTVLGTDGMNNYFYTYVLILVLYMMILIYGNQIGVGVASEKSNRAIEILTTSCSPNALIFGKVIAGAIAGVVQTAIMLGSFLIAYQLNADVWDHMLDKFLDIPGLVLVTFALFGILGYLLFSFLFGAIGALCSKVEEVNGATMPIQLLIIAVFIISFITLQNPDTLLAKIMCYVPFSSWMCMFINVAMGSVSTMEIVISLALLAATTVAMGLIGARLYRRGTLSYGNSVKLKHIMKMVKQKD, encoded by the coding sequence ATGAGAGATTTCTTACTGGTTCTGAAATTTGAATTACAGACAATGGTACGCAAGAAGTCATTTCTGATTTCGACGGTGCTGGTAGCGGCTGCGGCTTTTGTCCTGTTGTCCATTCCACGTGTTTTCTCGGATGATAAGGGAACGGATGATTCGGCATCAGAAAAGGATAAAACGATGCTGATTTATGATGGAAGCGGTATTTTGAAAAACCGTGAGCTGGCGGAAAAGAACTTCCCTGAATTTCAGATTTCCTATGCCAATTCCTTATCCGAGGTAGAGGAAAAGGTGAAGAAAAGTGAGGCAGATGCCGGCTTTGAGGTGAAAACGCCGACGAGCTTCCAATATTATGTGAATAATTCCTCCCTGAATGATGCGAATTCCTCACGCTTTAAAACACTGCTTCAACAGCAGTATCAGGCAAGTGAGCTGGCAAAGCTGAAGTATGATGCAGGTAAGGTTCAGGCGATTTATCAAACAGAGGTCATTTCGGATACGACGGTATTGGGAACGGACGGTATGAACAATTATTTCTATACCTATGTGCTGATTCTGGTGCTGTACATGATGATTCTGATTTACGGCAATCAGATCGGTGTCGGTGTGGCCAGTGAAAAAAGCAACCGTGCAATTGAAATACTGACAACGAGCTGTTCACCGAATGCTTTGATTTTCGGTAAGGTTATTGCGGGGGCGATTGCCGGTGTCGTACAGACAGCCATTATGCTTGGCTCCTTCCTGATTGCCTATCAGCTGAATGCGGATGTATGGGATCATATGCTGGATAAATTCCTGGATATCCCTGGTCTGGTGCTGGTTACCTTTGCCCTGTTTGGTATTCTGGGCTATCTGCTGTTCAGCTTCCTGTTTGGCGCAATCGGAGCTCTGTGCTCCAAGGTGGAAGAGGTCAACGGTGCCACTATGCCGATTCAGCTTCTGATAATCGCAGTCTTCATCATCAGCTTTATCACGCTACAGAATCCGGATACGCTGCTTGCCAAAATCATGTGCTATGTGCCGTTCTCTTCCTGGATGTGCATGTTTATCAATGTGGCGATGGGAAGTGTATCCACAATGGAAATCGTGATATCTCTGGCTCTGCTTGCGGCTACTACGGTCGCCATGGGACTTATTGGTGCCAGACTGTATCGCAGAGGTACGCTGTCCTACGGTAATTCCGTGAAGCTTAAACATATCATGAAAATGGTAAAGCAAAAAGATTAG
- a CDS encoding GntR family transcriptional regulator: MMTSWEPVVDYLLENMQKQTYKKDERLPSEHELAQRFELTRIEVRKAYDRLKEMGYVYSRQGKGNYYAGYLEKVELVLSSTDSFSMKMSPLAGRFSTRLLSCERIAWHKDIHERLAVVQGEPVLCVKRLRYLDHMPAAMHISYVREKSFPNIRECLQKNPSLYAYFQGRGIQDIATEDTQLTISTLNTDERLYMKVSGIVPCLMLKGVSRDCKTKEILELSTIIYRGDKFIFRL, translated from the coding sequence ATGATGACAAGCTGGGAACCGGTGGTGGATTACCTTCTGGAGAACATGCAGAAGCAGACATATAAAAAGGATGAGCGTCTTCCAAGCGAGCATGAGCTGGCACAGCGTTTTGAGCTGACAAGAATCGAAGTGCGAAAGGCCTATGACCGCTTAAAGGAAATGGGCTATGTATACTCTCGGCAGGGAAAGGGCAATTACTATGCGGGATATCTGGAGAAGGTGGAGCTTGTACTGTCCTCCACAGACAGCTTTTCCATGAAGATGAGTCCATTGGCAGGCCGCTTTTCTACACGCCTGCTAAGCTGTGAGCGCATCGCCTGGCACAAGGATATTCATGAGCGCTTAGCGGTGGTGCAGGGAGAGCCTGTCCTCTGTGTGAAACGGCTTAGATATCTGGATCATATGCCAGCGGCAATGCATATTTCCTATGTGCGGGAAAAAAGCTTTCCAAACATCAGGGAATGTCTTCAGAAAAATCCGAGCCTGTATGCGTATTTTCAAGGCAGGGGTATTCAGGATATCGCCACTGAGGATACACAGCTAACCATTTCCACACTGAATACGGATGAGCGTCTCTACATGAAGGTCAGTGGAATCGTACCCTGTCTCATGCTGAAGGGCGTAAGCAGAGATTGTAAAACAAAGGAGATACTGGAGCTATCCACCATTATCTATCGGGGAGATAAGTTCATTTTCCGTCTGTGA
- a CDS encoding PhnD/SsuA/transferrin family substrate-binding protein, whose product MKKMVNLCMAALLSCSMLAGCSSGKDNSGTGEKKDITIAFLPNEDENAERSSEAFHMLKEEVQAALGDNYNVKIAKLDNYNAVMEAMVSGTAQIAWESGATFAASYMKDDKIQPILSYGPNGDPEKSGYNAYIATNKKHAADFQGMSRDEKLKSLKGKSFGFVSPTSTSGCLVPTTAFWKLFGPDGDKTVSKKEQINIKNAADGGVFSEVQNGGDHQGAVQLLVNDKVYAGAFCCTYGDSFKDQLDILDTTFVPNGPLWVNTSALNKEEISKLTDHFVNLTADTAKNKDFFDQEKGFFFEAEEDPATFKFFKTDVSRYQFILDMYKDQ is encoded by the coding sequence ATGAAAAAGATGGTGAATCTATGCATGGCAGCGCTCTTATCCTGCAGTATGCTGGCTGGCTGCAGCTCTGGAAAGGATAACAGCGGTACCGGGGAGAAAAAGGATATTACAATTGCCTTTTTGCCGAATGAGGATGAAAATGCAGAACGCAGCAGTGAGGCTTTTCATATGCTGAAGGAAGAGGTACAGGCGGCTTTGGGCGATAACTACAATGTGAAAATCGCAAAGCTGGACAATTACAATGCGGTTATGGAGGCAATGGTATCCGGAACTGCACAGATTGCATGGGAAAGCGGGGCAACGTTTGCGGCTTCCTATATGAAGGATGATAAGATCCAGCCGATACTGTCCTATGGACCAAACGGCGATCCGGAAAAGAGTGGTTATAATGCCTATATTGCGACAAACAAAAAGCATGCGGCTGATTTTCAGGGAATGAGTCGGGATGAAAAGCTGAAATCACTGAAGGGAAAATCCTTCGGATTTGTATCTCCGACCTCTACCTCCGGATGTCTGGTACCAACAACGGCGTTCTGGAAGCTGTTTGGCCCGGATGGTGATAAAACCGTGTCCAAAAAAGAACAGATTAATATTAAGAATGCGGCTGATGGAGGTGTTTTCTCCGAGGTGCAAAACGGAGGAGATCATCAGGGGGCAGTTCAGCTGCTGGTGAATGACAAGGTATATGCCGGTGCTTTCTGCTGTACGTATGGCGACAGCTTTAAGGATCAGCTGGATATACTGGATACGACCTTTGTTCCAAACGGACCGCTCTGGGTAAATACCTCGGCACTGAATAAAGAGGAAATCAGTAAGCTGACGGATCACTTTGTAAACCTGACAGCGGATACCGCAAAAAACAAGGATTTCTTCGATCAGGAAAAGGGCTTCTTCTTTGAGGCAGAAGAGGATCCTGCGACCTTCAAATTCTTCAAAACCGATGTTTCCCGCTATCAGTTTATTCTGGATATGTATAAGGATCAGTAG
- the phnC gene encoding phosphonate ABC transporter ATP-binding protein — translation MSDILRVQNVSKTYEDNAVQALRYASFEVHEGELISVIGPSGSGKSTLLRCINRMIDVSEGSIQFLNYEVTCANKRQIKDIRRNIGMIFQHYNLVYRLNVLENVLHGRLGYYPTWKSTLGMYSQKDIEQAAKLLEMLGLGDKLYDKCCDLSGGQKQRVGIARALLQNPKIMLCDEPIASLDPQSSKVIMEHLKAITTNMRIPCIVNLHQVDVALHYSDRIIGMHQGSIVFNGKPQELGSDVIEKIYGVPMNELISKVEEVKA, via the coding sequence ATGAGTGATATATTACGTGTTCAAAATGTTTCAAAGACATATGAAGACAATGCGGTTCAGGCCCTGCGTTATGCCAGCTTTGAAGTGCATGAGGGTGAGCTGATCTCGGTGATCGGACCAAGCGGCTCAGGGAAAAGTACATTGCTGCGCTGTATCAACCGGATGATTGATGTGAGCGAGGGCAGCATTCAGTTTCTCAATTATGAGGTAACGTGTGCAAATAAACGGCAGATCAAGGATATCCGCCGGAATATCGGTATGATTTTTCAGCACTACAATCTGGTCTATCGGTTGAATGTTCTGGAGAATGTACTTCATGGAAGACTTGGCTATTATCCGACATGGAAAAGTACGCTGGGAATGTATTCGCAAAAGGATATCGAGCAGGCCGCAAAGCTTTTGGAAATGCTGGGACTGGGAGATAAGCTGTATGATAAATGCTGTGATCTTTCCGGCGGACAGAAGCAGCGTGTCGGGATTGCGCGGGCTTTGCTTCAGAATCCGAAAATTATGCTTTGCGATGAACCGATTGCTTCTCTGGACCCGCAGTCAAGCAAGGTGATTATGGAGCATTTAAAGGCGATTACCACAAACATGAGGATTCCCTGCATTGTGAATCTGCATCAGGTGGATGTTGCCCTGCATTATTCGGACCGCATTATCGGTATGCATCAGGGAAGCATTGTTTTCAATGGAAAACCGCAGGAGCTGGGAAGTGATGTAATTGAAAAGATTTACGGAGTCCCTATGAATGAGCTGATCAGTAAGGTGGAGGAGGTGAAGGCATGA
- a CDS encoding ABC transporter permease subunit encodes MSYFTKKRRSLGMYAAVTIALLALCTWRLEIDWGLILANFQVSVVRFTKTYLPMDFSQLREQLYQLWITVVISIAGAFVGMLLAFFSSLAISSKTSRYRVLKYLVRALASLTRNIPEAVWAVLLLPLLWYGDFLGFLVLCIISYGFLTRSFADSIDETNASCIKALEATGANYWQIVVHAVIPETMPSLISWTLYAAENNIRSATVVGMLAGGGIGYLMSIYQGGLYIGYTGYQLMASCILLIIITVIITDQISAQIRKRII; translated from the coding sequence ATGAGCTATTTTACGAAAAAAAGACGGTCCCTGGGCATGTATGCTGCTGTCACCATTGCTCTGCTGGCACTGTGTACCTGGCGTCTGGAAATTGACTGGGGTCTCATTCTTGCGAACTTTCAGGTATCCGTTGTGCGCTTTACAAAAACGTATCTTCCAATGGACTTTTCACAGCTGCGGGAACAGCTGTATCAGCTTTGGATTACCGTTGTGATATCCATTGCCGGAGCGTTTGTCGGCATGCTTCTTGCCTTCTTCTCCTCTCTGGCTATCTCCAGCAAAACCTCCCGTTACCGGGTTCTGAAATATCTGGTCCGCGCTCTTGCGTCATTGACCAGAAATATTCCGGAGGCTGTCTGGGCGGTTCTGCTTCTGCCACTGCTGTGGTACGGTGATTTTCTCGGCTTCCTCGTCTTGTGTATTATCTCCTATGGCTTTTTAACCCGTTCCTTTGCGGATTCCATCGACGAAACAAATGCCAGCTGTATCAAGGCTCTGGAGGCAACCGGTGCCAATTACTGGCAGATTGTCGTTCATGCTGTGATTCCGGAAACCATGCCGTCTCTGATTTCCTGGACACTGTACGCGGCGGAAAACAATATCCGAAGTGCTACGGTCGTCGGAATGCTTGCGGGGGGCGGTATCGGGTATCTGATGAGTATTTATCAGGGAGGACTGTATATCGGCTATACGGGGTATCAGCTGATGGCATCCTGCATTCTGCTGATTATAATCACGGTGATTATCACGGATCAAATATCTGCACAGATTAGAAAGAGGATTATCTAA
- a CDS encoding ABC transporter permease subunit has translation METYTLTSPAAPTLKKKKKGRYILRRKDTSRLLSRSVVLVFAFVFLYFILFICPYRWDQVRPQLIATYLSSFLDFTAVTQKTAIEVFTSLINTIALAFVTTIIGACIGFLLGLMAARNLSHPWVCSMVRGFAGLIRAVPTIIWVLIFISGFGLTATTAIVGMSFHSVAYFIKSYSEAFEEVDPGAMEAMKASGGSWWQIVWSAVIPVSFTKLLSWIAMRSEMNFAAAVIIGPAVGVPGTIGSILNSYQRSGGYGTVGLCVLAIFMTALLFEIIITLYKQKSIVND, from the coding sequence ATGGAAACATATACGCTGACCTCTCCTGCCGCCCCGACGCTGAAAAAAAAGAAAAAGGGACGCTATATCCTGCGCAGAAAAGATACCTCGCGCCTGTTGTCACGGAGTGTGGTGCTTGTCTTTGCTTTTGTCTTTCTCTATTTTATCCTGTTCATCTGCCCCTATCGATGGGATCAGGTACGGCCGCAGCTGATTGCCACGTATCTAAGCAGCTTTCTGGATTTCACTGCCGTTACACAGAAAACGGCGATTGAGGTATTCACCAGTCTGATCAATACAATAGCACTTGCCTTTGTCACGACGATTATCGGAGCATGTATCGGATTCCTGCTGGGACTTATGGCAGCCCGGAATCTTTCACATCCATGGGTGTGCAGTATGGTACGCGGTTTTGCAGGGCTGATTCGTGCCGTGCCGACAATTATCTGGGTGCTGATCTTTATTTCCGGCTTCGGGTTAACAGCTACCACAGCCATTGTGGGGATGAGTTTTCACAGTGTCGCCTACTTCATCAAATCGTATTCCGAAGCCTTTGAGGAGGTAGATCCTGGTGCGATGGAGGCGATGAAGGCAAGTGGAGGAAGCTGGTGGCAGATCGTATGGAGTGCTGTCATCCCGGTATCCTTTACAAAGCTTTTATCCTGGATTGCCATGCGCAGTGAAATGAATTTCGCAGCTGCGGTGATCATCGGTCCTGCTGTAGGTGTTCCGGGGACGATTGGCTCCATTTTGAATTCCTATCAACGAAGCGGCGGTTATGGTACCGTGGGGCTGTGTGTACTGGCAATCTTTATGACAGCGCTGCTGTTTGAAATCATCATCACCCTGTATAAACAGAAAAGTATCGTAAACGACTAG
- a CDS encoding ABC transporter ATP-binding protein yields MEIIHISKSFGSNVVLQDVSLQLIPGKCIAICGHNGCGKSTLLNAVAGFLRIDSGELQLKNAVLQYIPDHFFTTRMNARDFLMHMGAIQGMDADAALAVIREYTHKFFMDDLLKTPMHYLSKGSLQKVAVIQALLQTPDILLMDEPLNGQDIASQRVFVELMEALKKKDVCILMAVHEQRLIKEVADIVYELHDGVLRLMASLPVMEQVYVRFSRQQEEKKLVCAREESDACIQRYLMQGWHLEELRHENNL; encoded by the coding sequence ATGGAGATAATACATATAAGCAAGTCCTTTGGAAGCAATGTGGTTCTGCAGGACGTTTCGCTGCAGCTGATACCCGGAAAATGCATTGCGATCTGCGGACACAACGGCTGCGGAAAAAGCACCCTTTTGAATGCTGTGGCAGGCTTTTTACGAATCGACAGCGGAGAGCTACAGCTTAAAAACGCTGTTCTGCAGTATATACCGGATCATTTTTTCACGACCCGCATGAATGCCCGTGATTTTCTGATGCATATGGGTGCCATACAGGGAATGGATGCTGATGCAGCACTGGCTGTCATTCGGGAATATACGCATAAATTTTTTATGGATGACCTGTTGAAAACACCGATGCACTATCTTTCAAAGGGAAGCCTGCAAAAGGTGGCAGTGATACAGGCACTGCTGCAGACCCCTGATATTCTGTTGATGGATGAACCACTTAACGGACAGGATATCGCTTCCCAGAGGGTCTTCGTCGAACTGATGGAGGCACTGAAGAAAAAAGACGTATGTATCCTAATGGCCGTGCATGAGCAGCGCCTGATCAAGGAGGTGGCAGATATCGTATATGAGCTGCATGATGGTGTGTTGCGTTTGATGGCTTCACTTCCTGTCATGGAACAGGTCTATGTGCGTTTCAGCAGACAGCAGGAGGAAAAGAAGCTTGTGTGTGCAAGAGAGGAAAGCGATGCCTGCATTCAGCGGTATCTGATGCAGGGCTGGCATCTGGAGGAGCTTCGGCATGAAAACAATCTTTGA
- a CDS encoding DUF368 domain-containing protein, which produces MALADSVPGVSGGTIAFLLGFYDKFIGSLDALMSGNMQQKKEAVIFLLKLGIGWIVGFLMAVSVLASIFHTQIYAISSLFMGFILFAIPIVIREEKKNMRLNAASMIALLVGIAVVALITYFNPVAGSGSSVNLAQLDIGLIVYVFISAMFAISAMVLPGISGSTLLLIFGLYVPIISAIKALMGFDFSYVPILFVFGLGIITGVITVVRLIKFALDKHRSIMVFLIIGMMLGSFYAIIMGPQTLETPQAPLSLETFEILWFIIGGAIIFGLQKMKDISEK; this is translated from the coding sequence ATGGCGCTGGCAGATAGTGTTCCCGGAGTTTCCGGAGGAACGATTGCATTTCTGCTCGGCTTTTATGATAAATTCATCGGTTCACTGGATGCACTGATGAGCGGTAATATGCAGCAGAAAAAAGAGGCGGTCATCTTTCTGCTGAAGCTGGGAATCGGCTGGATCGTCGGCTTCCTGATGGCGGTATCTGTGCTCGCCAGCATCTTTCATACACAGATCTATGCCATATCCTCTCTGTTTATGGGATTTATTCTGTTCGCGATTCCAATCGTGATTCGGGAAGAAAAGAAAAACATGAGACTCAATGCAGCAAGCATGATAGCGCTTCTTGTCGGTATCGCCGTCGTTGCATTGATCACCTATTTCAATCCGGTCGCAGGCAGCGGCTCCAGTGTCAATCTGGCTCAGCTGGATATCGGTTTGATCGTCTATGTCTTTATTTCTGCAATGTTTGCGATTTCCGCAATGGTTCTGCCGGGAATCAGCGGTTCCACTCTGCTGCTGATTTTTGGGCTGTATGTACCGATTATCTCTGCAATCAAGGCATTGATGGGATTTGATTTCTCCTATGTACCGATTTTGTTTGTCTTTGGATTGGGAATCATAACCGGTGTGATTACCGTTGTACGGCTGATTAAGTTTGCACTGGATAAGCACCGCAGTATCATGGTCTTTCTGATTATCGGTATGATGCTCGGCTCTTTCTATGCAATTATCATGGGACCGCAGACACTGGAAACTCCACAGGCCCCACTCAGCCTTGAAACCTTTGAAATTCTCTGGTTCATTATCGGCGGTGCCATCATCTTCGGACTTCAGAAAATGAAGGATATCAGTGAGAAATAA
- a CDS encoding N-acetylmuramoyl-L-alanine amidase, with amino-acid sequence MAVRIYVDQGHNPGNINAGASGNGVVESEVTYWVGIYLAGFLYADQRFEVKVSRPFPDTVLGYDQASSLRARVDEANAWPADYFVSIHVNSNPNPAINGSEVYVYRENSTAYDLGVNVLESIVDLVGTRYNQVRTNPSLYVLRRTSMPAILVELAYLSNLQDAEKLLNDQYLFAFSIYIGILNYLGYSYDPFPRR; translated from the coding sequence ATGGCGGTAAGAATCTATGTGGATCAGGGGCATAACCCGGGGAATATCAATGCGGGGGCTAGTGGTAACGGGGTTGTGGAATCGGAGGTCACCTATTGGGTGGGAATCTATCTTGCAGGCTTTCTCTATGCAGATCAGCGCTTTGAAGTAAAGGTATCCAGACCATTTCCGGATACAGTGCTTGGCTATGATCAGGCGAGCAGTCTGCGAGCAAGAGTAGATGAGGCGAATGCATGGCCGGCAGATTATTTTGTCAGTATTCATGTCAACTCCAATCCGAATCCTGCAATCAACGGCTCGGAGGTGTATGTATACCGGGAGAATTCCACTGCTTACGATCTGGGCGTCAATGTTTTGGAATCCATTGTCGATCTGGTGGGAACACGCTACAATCAGGTGCGGACCAATCCATCCCTTTATGTTCTGCGGCGTACAAGCATGCCGGCAATTCTGGTGGAGCTGGCGTATCTTTCCAATCTTCAGGATGCCGAAAAGCTGTTGAATGACCAGTATCTGTTTGCTTTTTCCATCTATATCGGAATTCTGAATTATCTGGGTTATTCCTATGATCCCTTTCCCAGACGCTGA